A single region of the Sphingobium sp. EP60837 genome encodes:
- the araD1 gene encoding AraD1 family protein: MIRSLIQFTDGAGRGVAALNADGETHRLVAVSSIRSLALDAIAAGVTLLERANACRGNRISLEGVTILPPIDHPDPAHLMISGTGLTHLGSAEGRDKMHKAAAAGHATDSMRMFLMGEEGGKPDPDQEGVQPEWFYKGDGSILVLPGNPFAMPSFAGDGGEEPEIAGIYLNGPDGTPFRLGFALGNEFSDHVTERVNYLWLAHSKLRQAALGPELLLGELPADIRGSSRILRDGATLWERPFLSGEANMSHSIANLEHHHFKYQQFRRPGDVHVHFFGTATLSFTDKVETQPGDVFEVMADCFTLPARNPLIRAADEGLARVRAL; the protein is encoded by the coding sequence ATGATACGCTCGCTGATACAATTCACCGATGGCGCGGGGCGGGGGGTGGCCGCGCTCAATGCGGACGGCGAGACGCATCGGCTGGTCGCGGTCTCATCCATCCGCAGCCTGGCGCTTGATGCCATCGCGGCGGGCGTCACGCTGCTGGAACGCGCCAATGCCTGCCGCGGGAATCGGATTTCACTTGAAGGAGTGACCATCCTGCCACCGATTGATCATCCGGACCCAGCGCATCTGATGATAAGCGGCACGGGCCTGACGCATCTGGGGTCGGCCGAAGGGCGCGATAAGATGCACAAGGCCGCTGCGGCAGGACATGCCACCGACAGCATGCGCATGTTCCTGATGGGCGAAGAAGGCGGAAAGCCCGATCCCGATCAGGAAGGGGTGCAGCCGGAATGGTTCTACAAGGGTGACGGATCGATTCTCGTCTTGCCAGGCAATCCTTTCGCCATGCCGTCCTTTGCAGGTGACGGCGGGGAAGAGCCGGAGATTGCGGGCATTTACCTGAACGGTCCTGACGGTACGCCCTTCCGCCTCGGCTTCGCTCTGGGAAATGAATTTTCCGACCATGTGACGGAGAGGGTTAATTATCTGTGGCTTGCCCATAGTAAGCTTCGGCAGGCGGCACTGGGCCCGGAACTGCTGCTGGGCGAATTGCCCGCGGACATTCGTGGCTCCAGCCGCATACTGCGCGATGGCGCAACGCTGTGGGAGCGGCCGTTCCTGTCAGGCGAAGCGAACATGTCGCACAGCATCGCAAATCTCGAGCATCATCATTTTAAATATCAGCAATTCCGGCGGCCAGGCGATGTCCACGTGCATTTCTTCGGAACCGCCACACTCTCCTTCACCGACAAGGTAGAGACGCAGCCGGGAGATGTGTTCGAAGTCATGGCCGATTGCTTCACCTTGCCCGCCCGGAATCCGCTGATCCGTGCAGCGGACGAAGGCTTGGCAAGGGTGAGGGCGCTTTGA